The following are from one region of the Salminus brasiliensis chromosome 14, fSalBra1.hap2, whole genome shotgun sequence genome:
- the ap4b1 gene encoding AP-4 complex subunit beta-1 isoform X1 has protein sequence MPYFGSEEVVKDLKRALSNPNIQADRLRYRNYITRVIRSMTQGLDVSSLFMDMVKASATVDIVQKKLVYLYMVTYAGHKPDLALLAINTLRKDCADPNPMVRGLALRNMCNLRMPGITEYIQQPILNGLRDKASYVRRVAVLGCAKMHSLQPNTEIDPSMVNELYALLRDQDPVVMVNCLRALEEILRDEGGVVINKPIAHHLLNRLKDLDSWAQSEVLTFLLRYRPRSDDELFDILSLLDGFLHSAHAPVMAATLRLFLHLAAAHPAVQADALTRARGPLLATCGSASRELCFAGLCHVQQVLRSQPALYGSHYKRFFCGYSEPGYIKFRKMEILVELVNDENVVLVLEELKSYCTDVSTELAQAAIAAIGRIGRTYTEKCLDILTGLLALKQEHITSAVIQTFRDLVWFCPQSTGPVCKAVEGCDETLQDNEGKQALLWLLGVHGERISSAPYVLEGFIDTLKVELSSLVKMELLSAAVKLFLSRPAEMQDMLGRLFHYCIEEEADMCVRDRAVLYYRLLQSGPDKTRSVLLGPKSDPSMTVLAGRPEEPVSLWASSFNTLGSLCGTEACLENVSVELSTQQLHRAEEEELGFDPAEQSLSAAEPEAPSCDAEAEPNLTTGALISHKAFERLWLELQVVHQQVLEIPRPTDPPEMLHAAFQLVKVQTLAFSRPEAVPWKAYMYSRSGGTVILAELLQRAPEEPENEGTLLVSVKQQPENKQAIRCFISVLKSVLQTLSSHTSQH, from the exons ATGCCGTATTTTGGTTCAGAGGAGGTGGTCAAGGACCTGAAGAGGGCGCTGTCTAACCCAAACATCCAGGCTGACCGGCTCCGGTATAGAAACTACATCACCCGTGTTATCAG GTCGATGACTCAGGGTCTGGATGTCTCGTCTCTGTTTATGGACATGGTGAAGGCTAGTGCTACAGTGGACATTGTCCAGAAGAAGCTGGTTTACCTCTACATGGTCACCTACGCCGGCCACAAACCTGACCTGGCCCTGCTGGCCATCAACACCCTGCGGAAAGACTGCGCTGACCCGAACCCGATGGTGCGCGGGCTGGCTCTGAGAAACATGTGCAACCTCAG GATGCCGGGAATAACCGAATACATCCAGCAGCCCATTCTGAACGGCCTGAGGGACAAAGCGTCCTACGTGAGGAGAGTGGCCGTGCTGGGCTGTGCTAAAATGCATAGCCTTCAACCCAACACTGAGATAG ATCCCAGCATGGTGAATGAACTGTATGCTCTGCTGAGGGACCAGGACCCCGTCGTCATGGTGAACTGTCTCCGAGCGCTGGAGGAGATCCTGCGAGACGAAGGGGGAGTGGTTATCAACAAACCGATCGCACATCACCTGCTCAACAG GTTGAAGGATTTGGACAGCTGGGCTCAGAGTGAGGTTCTGACCTTCCTCCTTCGCTACCGTCCTCGCAGTGATGACGAGCTCTTCGACATCCTGAGCCTGCTGGACGGGTTTCTACACAGCGCTCACGCGCCCGTCATGGCCGCCACGCTCCGCCTCTTTCTGCACTTAGCTGCCGCCCACCCTGCCGTGCAGGCCGATGCCCTTACTCGTGCCCGCGGCCCCCTGCTGGCCACCTGCGGCTCTGCGTCACGTGAGCTGTGCTTTGCTGGACTGTGTCACGTGCAGCAGGTTCTGCGCAGTCAGCCAGCTCTGTACGGCAGCCATTACAAACGCTTCTTCTGCGGATACTCAGAACCCGGATACATAAAGTTCCGTAAGATGGAGATCCTGGTAGAGCTGGTGAATGACGAGAATGTGGTGCTGGTTCTAGAGGAGCTGAAGAGCTACTGCACTGACGTGTCTACTGAACTGGCGCAGGCAGCTATtgcagctatag GTCGTATCGGACGGACCTACACTGAGAAGTGTCTGGACATTCTGACCGGACTTCTGGCACTGAAACAAGAGCACATCACTTCCG CGGTGATCCAGACGTTCAGGGACTTGGTGTGGTTCTGCCCTCAGAGCACCGGGCCGGTGTGTAAGGCTGTGGAAGGCTGTGATGAAACCCTTCAGGATAACGAG GGGAAGCAGGCTCTGTTGTGGCTGCTGGGTGTTCATGGAGAGCGCATCAGTAGCGCCCCCTATGTGCTGGAGGGTTTTATAGACACTCTGAAGGTGGAGCTCTCCTCGTTGGTGAAGATGGAGCTGCTGAGCGCAGCGGTGAAGCTGTTTTTATCCCGACCAGCTGAGATGCAGGACATGCTGGGCCGACTGTTTCACTACTGCATcg agGAGGAGGCTGATATGTGTGTCCGGGACCGAGCTGTCCTCTATTACAGGCTGCTGCAGAGCGGACCAGACAAAACCCGAAGCGTTCTGCTGGGGCCAAAGTCTGACCCGTCCATGACCGTTCTGGCTGGGCGTCCAGAGGAGCCAGTCAGTCTCTGGGCATCCAGCTTCAACACGCTCGGCTCGCTGTGCGGAACCGAGGCCTGTCTAGAGAACGTTTCAGTTGAGCTCTCCACCCAGCAGCTCCacagagcagaggaggaggagctcgGGTTTGACCCAGCTGAGCAGAGCCTGAGTGCAG CAGAACCTGAGGCACCGTCCTGCGACGCAGAAGCAGAACCGAATCTGACCACAGGTGCTCTGATATCCCACAAGGCCTTTGAAAGACTGTGGTTGGAGCTGCAGGTGGTCCACCAGCAGGTGTTGGAGATCCCTCGTCCCACCGACCCTCCAGAGATGTTGCATGCAGCCTTTCAACTGGTAAAGGTCCAGACGCTGGCCTTCAGCCGCCCCGAAGCTGTGCCCTGGAAGGCCTACATGTACAGCCGGTCAGGCGGGACGGTGATTCTGGCCGAGCTCCTCCAAAGGGCGCCGGAGGAACCAGAAAATGAGGGCACCCTGCTGGTGTCGGTTAAACAGCAGCCGGAAAACAAGCAGGCCATCAGGTGCTTCATCAGTGTCCTCAAGAGCGTCCTGCAGACTCTTAGCTCACACACTTCACAGCATTAA
- the ap4b1 gene encoding AP-4 complex subunit beta-1 isoform X2, producing MPYFGSEEVVKDLKRALSNPNIQADRLRYRNYITRVIRSMTQGLDVSSLFMDMVKASATVDIVQKKLVYLYMVTYAGHKPDLALLAINTLRKDCADPNPMVRGLALRNMCNLRMPGITEYIQQPILNGLRDKASYVRRVAVLGCAKMHSLQPNTEIDPSMVNELYALLRDQDPVVMVNCLRALEEILRDEGGVVINKPIAHHLLNRLKDLDSWAQSEVLTFLLRYRPRSDDELFDILSLLDGFLHSAHAPVMAATLRLFLHLAAAHPAVQADALTRARGPLLATCGSASRELCFAGLCHVQQVLRSQPALYGSHYKRFFCGYSEPGYIKFRKMEILVELVNDENVVLVLEELKSYCTDVSTELAQAAIAAIGRIGRTYTEKCLDILTGLLALKQEHITSAVIQTFRDLVWFCPQSTGPVCKAVEGCDETLQDNEGKQALLWLLGVHGERISSAPYVLEGFIDTLKVELSSLVKMELLSAAVKLFLSRPAEMQDMLGRLFHYCIEEEADMCVRDRAVLYYRLLQSGPDKTRSVLLGPKSDPSMTVLAGRPEEPVSLWASSFNTLGSLCGTEACLENVSVELSTQQLHRAEEEELGFDPAEQSLSAEPEAPSCDAEAEPNLTTGALISHKAFERLWLELQVVHQQVLEIPRPTDPPEMLHAAFQLVKVQTLAFSRPEAVPWKAYMYSRSGGTVILAELLQRAPEEPENEGTLLVSVKQQPENKQAIRCFISVLKSVLQTLSSHTSQH from the exons ATGCCGTATTTTGGTTCAGAGGAGGTGGTCAAGGACCTGAAGAGGGCGCTGTCTAACCCAAACATCCAGGCTGACCGGCTCCGGTATAGAAACTACATCACCCGTGTTATCAG GTCGATGACTCAGGGTCTGGATGTCTCGTCTCTGTTTATGGACATGGTGAAGGCTAGTGCTACAGTGGACATTGTCCAGAAGAAGCTGGTTTACCTCTACATGGTCACCTACGCCGGCCACAAACCTGACCTGGCCCTGCTGGCCATCAACACCCTGCGGAAAGACTGCGCTGACCCGAACCCGATGGTGCGCGGGCTGGCTCTGAGAAACATGTGCAACCTCAG GATGCCGGGAATAACCGAATACATCCAGCAGCCCATTCTGAACGGCCTGAGGGACAAAGCGTCCTACGTGAGGAGAGTGGCCGTGCTGGGCTGTGCTAAAATGCATAGCCTTCAACCCAACACTGAGATAG ATCCCAGCATGGTGAATGAACTGTATGCTCTGCTGAGGGACCAGGACCCCGTCGTCATGGTGAACTGTCTCCGAGCGCTGGAGGAGATCCTGCGAGACGAAGGGGGAGTGGTTATCAACAAACCGATCGCACATCACCTGCTCAACAG GTTGAAGGATTTGGACAGCTGGGCTCAGAGTGAGGTTCTGACCTTCCTCCTTCGCTACCGTCCTCGCAGTGATGACGAGCTCTTCGACATCCTGAGCCTGCTGGACGGGTTTCTACACAGCGCTCACGCGCCCGTCATGGCCGCCACGCTCCGCCTCTTTCTGCACTTAGCTGCCGCCCACCCTGCCGTGCAGGCCGATGCCCTTACTCGTGCCCGCGGCCCCCTGCTGGCCACCTGCGGCTCTGCGTCACGTGAGCTGTGCTTTGCTGGACTGTGTCACGTGCAGCAGGTTCTGCGCAGTCAGCCAGCTCTGTACGGCAGCCATTACAAACGCTTCTTCTGCGGATACTCAGAACCCGGATACATAAAGTTCCGTAAGATGGAGATCCTGGTAGAGCTGGTGAATGACGAGAATGTGGTGCTGGTTCTAGAGGAGCTGAAGAGCTACTGCACTGACGTGTCTACTGAACTGGCGCAGGCAGCTATtgcagctatag GTCGTATCGGACGGACCTACACTGAGAAGTGTCTGGACATTCTGACCGGACTTCTGGCACTGAAACAAGAGCACATCACTTCCG CGGTGATCCAGACGTTCAGGGACTTGGTGTGGTTCTGCCCTCAGAGCACCGGGCCGGTGTGTAAGGCTGTGGAAGGCTGTGATGAAACCCTTCAGGATAACGAG GGGAAGCAGGCTCTGTTGTGGCTGCTGGGTGTTCATGGAGAGCGCATCAGTAGCGCCCCCTATGTGCTGGAGGGTTTTATAGACACTCTGAAGGTGGAGCTCTCCTCGTTGGTGAAGATGGAGCTGCTGAGCGCAGCGGTGAAGCTGTTTTTATCCCGACCAGCTGAGATGCAGGACATGCTGGGCCGACTGTTTCACTACTGCATcg agGAGGAGGCTGATATGTGTGTCCGGGACCGAGCTGTCCTCTATTACAGGCTGCTGCAGAGCGGACCAGACAAAACCCGAAGCGTTCTGCTGGGGCCAAAGTCTGACCCGTCCATGACCGTTCTGGCTGGGCGTCCAGAGGAGCCAGTCAGTCTCTGGGCATCCAGCTTCAACACGCTCGGCTCGCTGTGCGGAACCGAGGCCTGTCTAGAGAACGTTTCAGTTGAGCTCTCCACCCAGCAGCTCCacagagcagaggaggaggagctcgGGTTTGACCCAGCTGAGCAGAGCCTGAGTGCAG AACCTGAGGCACCGTCCTGCGACGCAGAAGCAGAACCGAATCTGACCACAGGTGCTCTGATATCCCACAAGGCCTTTGAAAGACTGTGGTTGGAGCTGCAGGTGGTCCACCAGCAGGTGTTGGAGATCCCTCGTCCCACCGACCCTCCAGAGATGTTGCATGCAGCCTTTCAACTGGTAAAGGTCCAGACGCTGGCCTTCAGCCGCCCCGAAGCTGTGCCCTGGAAGGCCTACATGTACAGCCGGTCAGGCGGGACGGTGATTCTGGCCGAGCTCCTCCAAAGGGCGCCGGAGGAACCAGAAAATGAGGGCACCCTGCTGGTGTCGGTTAAACAGCAGCCGGAAAACAAGCAGGCCATCAGGTGCTTCATCAGTGTCCTCAAGAGCGTCCTGCAGACTCTTAGCTCACACACTTCACAGCATTAA